The following proteins are co-located in the Desulfoscipio sp. XC116 genome:
- a CDS encoding energy-coupling factor transporter transmembrane component T, whose product MYIYRDKKLFLQSFHPLTIIVYAGVLLFLALACNHPVLLIALYAVLLINIKLVDAFAAYKTFVPFLIILLIMIILINPLFNRLGSTVLLTLPDIPVMGRIAVTLEALLYGFDMGLRLLVVITIFFLYNQTINPDRAFELFARLAPRTAMLVALTTRLIPYLAVRLKNIKEVQQTRGVAFDQTGLIQKINSYYPLLKVITLTSLENALGIAEAIQSRAYGSGPRSHYSGERMQVRDMIILSSSLALLLLGVALLVPGWAQYRFYPQLGVLFVSPRQLLTLACLLITAALPAFLNWGWKYWPYLRWKL is encoded by the coding sequence ATGTATATCTACCGGGATAAAAAACTTTTTTTGCAGTCCTTCCATCCGCTGACGATAATTGTCTACGCGGGAGTCCTGCTTTTCCTTGCGCTGGCCTGCAATCATCCGGTGCTGCTGATAGCCCTGTACGCCGTGTTATTAATAAACATTAAACTAGTAGACGCTTTTGCGGCATACAAAACCTTTGTTCCGTTTCTTATCATACTGCTGATCATGATTATATTAATTAACCCATTATTTAACCGGCTGGGCAGCACCGTACTGCTCACTTTACCCGATATACCGGTAATGGGACGGATTGCCGTTACCCTGGAAGCCCTTCTATACGGTTTTGATATGGGCCTGCGCCTATTAGTAGTCATAACTATCTTCTTCTTATATAACCAAACCATAAATCCCGACCGGGCTTTTGAACTATTTGCCCGCCTGGCCCCGAGAACGGCTATGCTAGTAGCGCTGACTACCAGATTAATACCTTATCTGGCAGTCCGGCTTAAAAATATTAAAGAAGTACAGCAAACCAGGGGAGTAGCCTTCGATCAGACCGGTCTGATCCAAAAAATCAATAGCTACTATCCGCTATTAAAGGTTATAACATTAACTTCGTTGGAAAATGCCTTGGGCATTGCCGAGGCAATACAAAGCAGAGCATATGGCAGCGGCCCCCGAAGCCACTATAGCGGGGAAAGAATGCAGGTTCGGGACATGATTATTTTATCGTCCAGCCTGGCGTTATTATTACTGGGTGTGGCATTATTAGTCCCCGGGTGGGCTCAATACCGGTTTTACCCGCAGCTCGGCGTCTTATTTGTATCACCCCGGCAGCTACTGACGCTAGCCTGTCTTCTCATTACCGCAGCATTGCCCGCATTCTTAAATTGGGGGTGGAAATATTGGCCTTATTTGAGGTGGAAGCTCTAA
- a CDS encoding DUF4430 domain-containing protein — protein sequence MKRWGMVISLLIVLICAAGCGGGSSAPDGNTDTEPGQLALKQDKEQTQNADTGTRPSEEATAGAEQPGEEPGPAQPAPRADKGSGQKEAPAGTGGAGKNSASPASEVSLWVTRDYAKSPLYNDRVALKPGDSVMDILKNNLDVNTQYGGGFVEAINGLRSGYTGSDKKTRDWFYYANGIITSTGALDYKPAPGDVIWWDYHDWGGAVFTPALIGAFPEPFISGYRGQNPGTAVLTAPGCERQGHQLAEHLRNLGAKNVTVQPYNEKTVTKSEKITLVIGLWKSFAGEQFWQGVQKQRKKTGLFIELAPDYFATLDMKGEIVSRYHQNVGAITATGSGMGDPTPVWLVTGLDQPGLDRAVNLLISSPGSFKQYFGAVVSGEKVLPVPVVN from the coding sequence ATGAAACGTTGGGGCATGGTCATCTCATTATTGATAGTGCTGATTTGCGCCGCCGGGTGCGGCGGCGGCTCATCCGCTCCGGACGGCAATACCGATACGGAGCCGGGCCAATTAGCTCTTAAACAGGACAAAGAGCAAACCCAAAACGCGGATACCGGCACTCGGCCCTCTGAAGAAGCGACCGCCGGCGCGGAACAACCCGGCGAAGAACCCGGTCCGGCCCAACCGGCTCCCCGCGCCGACAAGGGAAGCGGGCAAAAAGAAGCCCCCGCCGGCACCGGCGGAGCGGGAAAAAACTCGGCTTCACCGGCATCCGAAGTTAGCTTGTGGGTTACCCGGGATTACGCTAAAAGCCCGCTGTACAACGATAGAGTTGCCCTTAAGCCGGGAGACTCGGTAATGGATATCTTAAAAAACAACTTGGATGTAAATACACAATACGGTGGCGGTTTTGTGGAAGCTATCAACGGTCTCAGATCGGGTTACACAGGCTCGGACAAAAAGACCAGGGATTGGTTTTATTACGCAAACGGCATTATCACTTCGACGGGAGCGCTGGATTACAAGCCCGCACCCGGTGACGTTATCTGGTGGGATTATCACGACTGGGGCGGGGCAGTATTTACACCGGCCTTAATAGGCGCCTTCCCCGAACCTTTTATCAGCGGCTACCGCGGCCAAAACCCCGGCACGGCGGTACTGACGGCCCCGGGCTGTGAACGGCAAGGCCATCAATTGGCCGAGCACCTGCGTAATTTGGGGGCTAAAAACGTAACCGTACAACCCTACAACGAAAAAACAGTAACCAAAAGCGAAAAAATTACATTGGTAATCGGCTTGTGGAAAAGCTTTGCCGGCGAACAATTCTGGCAAGGGGTACAAAAGCAGCGCAAAAAAACCGGTTTATTTATTGAACTTGCCCCGGATTACTTCGCCACCCTGGATATGAAAGGCGAGATCGTTAGCCGGTATCACCAAAACGTCGGCGCAATAACAGCCACCGGTTCCGGCATGGGGGACCCCACCCCGGTATGGTTGGTTACCGGCTTGGACCAGCCGGGATTGGACCGGGCCGTAAACCTCCTTATCTCCAGCCCCGGCTCCTTTAAACAGTATTTCGGTGCCGTAGTCAGTGGCGAAAAGGTACTCCCCGTACCCGTCGTCAACTAA
- a CDS encoding S-layer homology domain-containing protein, which yields MIKKIMTTILLMMFCLLGTAAAPASAETVSDALDALVEYYEVNKPQPDYWEEIVGLGRAGAIDRFDLSAWQADPDGSALNYASTILALGAAGQDPQNYIDRDGNNINLVEQLAAKQKSNGSFGDSINNTAYAILALDRAGGSYRVSDALNYLVNQQKNDGGFSISGSSGDPDTTGLTMMALAEHTVNASVYGSVYGALDYLRAVQLDSGGFASFGSENTESIASVIQGLLACGEDITTWNKGDNNIINAMFNFRLADGSFSHLPGGRSNDIATRQALMALADLKESYGSFVVVGGGSGGENPGTSKIKVRVEGLRNTLASGEVELDGTALDALKILVGNANVLLDSNGMISTILTERGDSGSDGNTTTSWLYYIVRNGELDASAVSTGPGGYNVAPGDEVVFYIGAYAAADWSNKTFIPVINITPANPTAGQTLIVNVSGTSFDWGENDFTTTLLDPVTVDFNGETYETSFGQTQIPLTAAGTFTLKVYKQHPDGYPELVRSSRQITVGEALNKQVKVRVEGAAGQLASGTVEVGGTALDALGALVGKANVAAPGGYITSILGESENPGFAEDTALSWKYYVLRNGDIESSSPGTGAGSYNVAAGDEVIFYLGAYDTGTYSDKTYLTLIGLQPQSPKDGQSATVTITVKKYDWLTGLTEQQVNDIKLIINGQEQIVSSGQPVSFTAVEGPLNIRAEKYDQPGYPQIVPGELALNVKAQGGEGGEDDSITVILLVRGKDRELLYSGTVQIAGSEDRNPIYALKQTSLRVGTRYNDSYVYSIDGIAEDSGSTAGWKYKVNGAAPESISGKDYELENGDEVEWYWAQDPNDPGNGSVSSGELAKEIPPVPAERAQAVKQARERVAEEMGNLAQLLPESAPKQEELFHRIELAECNPVVVPTDYPMTLEEREKWMEILQENKVQVSQPVDPDSDNTLTDLLQEVYLSLPGGSINSRVTVEIYELSGPDSTIPDTHRQVSSVYELGPDGLTFDNPVTLRIKIAGYEGTPENLVIAWYDAANDRWVPVPSVVDPANEEISGLITHFTNFAVLAREKQPVSFPDVGNGSYDWAQKEIQYLALKGILSDTGEGNFEPARPVTRGEFIVMLAKAMGIEAPPGGNQIFTDLEPDTPHYDILQAAYTAGLVRGYDDGTIRTDEQITREQIAAILTRALDLEPVAAELEFSDRDKVGAWARDSVAAAAASGLLKGFPDGSFKPDMLTDRAQSAVLVYRILSLN from the coding sequence ATGATTAAAAAAATTATGACAACTATTTTGCTCATGATGTTTTGTTTACTGGGAACGGCTGCTGCTCCGGCGTCGGCGGAGACAGTATCGGATGCCCTGGATGCACTGGTGGAATATTACGAAGTAAACAAACCGCAGCCGGATTACTGGGAAGAGATAGTCGGCCTGGGCCGGGCGGGGGCAATTGACCGGTTCGATCTCTCCGCGTGGCAGGCTGATCCGGACGGCTCTGCTTTAAACTATGCATCAACCATTTTAGCGCTGGGGGCCGCCGGACAAGACCCGCAAAATTACATCGACCGGGACGGCAACAATATTAACCTGGTGGAGCAACTGGCTGCCAAACAAAAATCCAACGGCAGCTTCGGCGACTCGATTAATAACACTGCCTATGCCATTCTGGCCTTGGACAGGGCGGGCGGCAGTTATCGAGTTTCAGACGCGTTAAATTATCTAGTCAATCAGCAAAAAAACGACGGTGGTTTTTCCATCAGCGGCTCGTCCGGTGACCCCGACACCACCGGCCTGACCATGATGGCTCTAGCCGAACATACTGTGAATGCCAGTGTGTATGGTTCGGTATACGGGGCGCTGGATTATCTGCGTGCCGTACAGCTTGATTCCGGCGGCTTTGCCTCCTTCGGCAGCGAGAACACGGAAAGTATAGCATCCGTCATCCAAGGCCTATTGGCCTGCGGTGAAGACATTACCACCTGGAATAAAGGCGATAACAATATCATTAACGCTATGTTTAATTTCCGGCTGGCCGACGGCTCCTTTTCCCACCTTCCCGGTGGCCGCAGCAACGACATAGCCACTCGCCAGGCGTTAATGGCTCTGGCCGATTTAAAAGAATCCTACGGCTCATTCGTGGTGGTCGGCGGCGGTAGCGGCGGCGAAAATCCCGGAACAAGTAAAATTAAAGTACGAGTGGAAGGTCTGCGAAATACCCTGGCCTCCGGTGAAGTGGAACTGGATGGAACTGCGCTGGACGCCTTGAAAATACTGGTTGGCAATGCAAATGTACTGCTGGATTCCAACGGTATGATATCCACTATTCTTACTGAGAGAGGGGATTCCGGTTCGGACGGTAATACAACTACCTCCTGGCTTTACTACATTGTAAGGAACGGTGAGCTGGATGCGTCTGCCGTGAGCACCGGACCCGGAGGATACAATGTTGCTCCCGGGGATGAGGTGGTTTTTTACATCGGAGCCTACGCTGCCGCTGACTGGAGTAATAAAACCTTTATCCCTGTAATAAACATCACCCCCGCCAACCCGACAGCAGGTCAAACCCTTATCGTAAATGTAAGCGGCACAAGCTTTGACTGGGGGGAGAATGATTTTACCACCACACTGCTGGACCCGGTCACCGTAGATTTTAACGGCGAAACATATGAAACCTCTTTCGGACAAACACAGATACCTTTAACCGCAGCGGGTACATTTACCTTAAAAGTATATAAACAGCACCCGGACGGCTATCCGGAACTGGTTAGGAGCAGCAGACAGATCACCGTTGGAGAGGCACTCAACAAACAGGTCAAGGTCCGGGTGGAAGGCGCGGCGGGCCAACTGGCCTCCGGTACAGTGGAAGTAGGCGGAACGGCGCTGGACGCGCTTGGGGCGCTGGTCGGTAAAGCAAACGTAGCCGCTCCGGGGGGATATATCACCTCCATCCTGGGTGAAAGCGAAAACCCAGGCTTTGCCGAAGACACTGCTCTGTCCTGGAAATACTACGTCTTAAGGAACGGAGACATAGAATCATCTTCCCCGGGTACCGGGGCCGGCAGCTATAATGTAGCCGCGGGAGATGAAGTCATATTTTATCTGGGCGCTTACGATACCGGCACCTATAGTGACAAGACTTATCTCACGCTGATTGGTTTACAGCCCCAATCACCCAAAGACGGACAAAGCGCGACCGTTACAATTACAGTAAAAAAATATGATTGGCTTACCGGTCTGACTGAACAACAAGTAAACGATATTAAATTAATCATCAACGGTCAAGAACAAATAGTATCATCAGGCCAACCTGTGAGCTTTACGGCTGTCGAGGGACCTCTTAATATCCGGGCGGAAAAGTACGACCAGCCGGGCTATCCCCAGATTGTACCAGGTGAGCTGGCATTGAATGTTAAAGCCCAAGGCGGCGAGGGCGGCGAAGACGACTCTATTACCGTCATCCTCCTTGTACGGGGTAAAGACCGGGAACTGCTTTATTCCGGAACGGTTCAAATTGCCGGCAGCGAGGATCGAAATCCCATCTATGCTTTAAAACAAACGTCTCTTAGAGTGGGCACCAGGTATAATGATAGCTACGTGTACAGTATAGACGGTATTGCAGAGGATTCCGGCAGTACCGCCGGGTGGAAGTATAAAGTAAACGGAGCGGCGCCTGAATCAATTTCCGGAAAAGATTACGAATTGGAGAACGGGGACGAGGTGGAATGGTATTGGGCCCAAGATCCCAATGATCCCGGCAACGGAAGTGTTTCGTCCGGTGAACTTGCTAAGGAAATTCCTCCGGTACCGGCCGAACGGGCACAAGCGGTCAAGCAGGCCAGAGAACGAGTGGCGGAAGAAATGGGCAACCTGGCACAACTTTTACCCGAATCGGCACCCAAGCAAGAAGAGCTGTTCCACCGGATTGAACTGGCCGAATGCAACCCGGTTGTTGTACCCACGGATTATCCCATGACCTTGGAAGAACGGGAAAAATGGATGGAGATACTGCAGGAAAACAAGGTGCAAGTTTCGCAGCCAGTCGACCCGGACAGCGATAATACGCTAACGGACTTATTGCAGGAGGTATACCTGAGTCTGCCCGGCGGGTCCATAAACAGCCGGGTGACCGTAGAAATTTACGAGTTGAGCGGGCCTGACTCAACGATCCCGGATACTCATCGCCAGGTGTCTTCGGTGTATGAACTCGGGCCTGACGGGCTTACCTTCGATAATCCGGTAACCCTGCGCATTAAAATAGCCGGATATGAGGGCACGCCAGAAAATCTGGTCATTGCCTGGTATGACGCGGCCAATGACCGCTGGGTACCTGTACCGTCGGTAGTCGACCCCGCCAACGAGGAAATCTCCGGTCTGATTACCCACTTTACCAATTTTGCGGTATTGGCCAGGGAAAAACAGCCGGTTTCCTTTCCCGATGTAGGCAATGGCTCCTACGACTGGGCCCAAAAGGAAATACAATATCTGGCACTAAAAGGGATACTATCCGATACCGGTGAAGGTAATTTCGAACCGGCCCGACCGGTAACCAGAGGTGAATTTATAGTTATGCTGGCTAAAGCCATGGGCATTGAAGCACCGCCCGGCGGCAATCAGATTTTTACCGATCTGGAGCCGGATACCCCGCACTACGACATATTACAGGCCGCATATACAGCCGGACTGGTAAGAGGCTATGACGATGGCACCATTCGTACCGACGAGCAGATTACCAGAGAACAAATTGCGGCCATACTTACCAGAGCCCTGGATTTAGAGCCTGTAGCGGCGGAACTGGAATTTTCCGATCGGGATAAGGTAGGCGCCTGGGCTCGGGATAGTGTGGCAGCCGCAGCGGCAAGCGGATTGCTTAAAGGATTTCCCGATGGCTCATTTAAACCGGATATGCTTACCGATCGGGCCCAGAGCGCTGTATTGGTTTACCGTATTCTTTCATTAAACTAG